CAGGTACATGTACTGGACAGAGTGGGGGGGGAAGCCAAAGATCGACCGAGCGGCCATGGACGGGACAGGACGGATCACGCTGGTGGCCGATGTGGGGCGAGCCAATGGACTCACCATCGACTACGCAGAGCGCCGCCTGTACTGGACCGACCTGGACACAACGTTGATCGAGTCCTCCAACATGCTGGGTAATCTCTCAACCTCATAACTGCCAACCTAACCATTCAGCTCATGTTAGAGTAGCAGAGCGCACTTCGTGTTGTGTGACATAAACGATAGAAAGCATCAAAGTTTTTACTTCTTCGTCCCCTTTAGGTCTCGACCGTGAGGTGATTGCCGACGACCTCCCTCACCCGTTCGGTCTCACCCAGTATCAAGACTACATCTATTGGACAGACTGGAGCCAGCGCAGCATTGAGCGTGCCAACAAGACCAGCGGGCAGAACCGCACTGTCATCCAAGGTCACCTGGATTACGTCATGGACATCCTGGTGTTTCACTCGTCCAGACAGGGCGGCTGGAACGCCTGTGCCTCCACCAACGGTCACTGCTCCCACCTCTGCCTTGCTGTCCCTGTCAGCAGCTTCGTCTGCGGCTGCCCCGCCCACTTCTCCCTCAACTATGACAACAAGACCTGCAGCGGTGAGAAGACGCTTACACCCCTGCATGTATACAAACATCATGCAGAGTTATTTTGACACCTAGattgagagagaaataaaataactgaaacgGCAAGCGTCATCTTTGACTTCTGTATGGTGGCCTTTATGGGACATCTCAGACTCAGCTGAAGTTTGAGCTTGATAGCTTGAGTTATCTTTGTTTACTGTTTCTGCCCCACAGAAGCTCTAAGAATTCTGTCTGACGTGTTTCTGTCTTTCAGCTCCCACATCCTTCCTGCTCTTCAGCCAGAAGACAGCGATCAACCGCATGGTGATTGATGAGCAGCAGAGCCCTGACATCATCCTGCCCATCCACAACCTGAGGAACGTCCGCGCCATCGACTACGACCCACTGGACAAGCAGCTGTACTGGATCGACTCCAAGCAAAATGTCATCCGCCGTGCTCAGGAGGACGGGAACCAGGTACTGCATCCATTAGAAAAACTGGAACCACTGCCGGTCCCTGGGGAGAAAATCCAGATTCTGGTGGTTTTAGTTAACAGTCAGATCAAAACTGCCAGAGGAACTGAAAGTGTTTTTGGACAGTTGGAGAGTCTGTTTCTATAAGAAACTTAAATTTGTCTCCTACATTCACATGAAAGAGATTCAAATATAGGTGTGTTGCTAATGTTGAGTAACCACTACCATAAGTTCGCTACAAATACTCCAAtcaccgcacacacacatgaatccggtctttaagtgacggggtatgaaccctgcttctgggtccaaactgctgtttattaaggctgttttgtttttaacatgttttaatgttttgtatgttgttctatttaatctaaacaagcccctaaaaagaaaaaagaaaaaaaagtcagtgatcactgtgtaCCACTACTCATTTTAAagcacagtttttaaaaccttatgatatagctacagcccagcccgtgcagcagtatattaatgactaacctcatattgtggatggattatctcagtagttctcctgactgaagtttggtccgtttacagcatcctgccatgcgattacatttgtctctaaccatcgggaactctcacgttaacttttatcgagtggaaaaaggttcatcctccagcttcactatgtttatgttatgctaacatagctgtgtcactagccaccaggtagcacatcattatataccagctagctcaACTTTAGTAACGTCactactgtttagttttctggcTTCaattatgttggaagtgatagcagagctgtacattttgattttttcacaaaactctgtcagaacatgctatatcatgtttaggtggaaactagcgagccaactccctgctaacttctaactctgttaaatttgataaattctgttttcatggatgcctggattttACACTTAATTGTTACCCCTGGTAGAGCAGCACACTGATCCTTTTATCAAAGAAGAAAGAATTTAatcagtttgtaactctcagtgatgctgcagtgttcgtttgacttcaggacctgaagcggagtttGGACGTCAGACTTAAGGACCGGATAACCGGTGCCATAAAAGAAAACGACGGGCTCACTGGATATAAAATAAGGTCCCGTCTGAGCCCCATGAGCAGTTTTCACTGCAATAATTGTAGTAAATGTGCAGAAGTCAATTTGACCTTCATACTGTTTTAAGCGCTGTTTCAGACCCAGAAAAGTCAagatttatttccttttaatattatcagtttaattttaacatttacgATTCATAACCTGATGAGTTCACCACATTTAAACAGAAATGGAGACAGTTTACATCCACTACGAGAAACAAGCTAACGACTAAATCTGGCTTTTGTTAagcattatttttttgtataatcAGCTCTGAGCATCATGGGATATATTGTAGTTTCAGTAAACTGCAACAGTTTAATGTCTTGACATTTTTCATGAATCTTCAACTTTGAACGTAAACAGAGAGATGAGACAGAAACCTTAAACCTGCAGTTTTCTCAGGGGGAGTTCAAGTCATTCCTAAATAAACATCGCAAACGACCTTAGTGACAGCATCTATAGAGAGGAGAGGGCCATGTGTGAGCACGTGCAAATGATATGTCGCCACTTTGATGTCGTTCTTGATGGAGGGTGTTGGTGTGCTGGTGTCATTTTGGACATTTTGTGCgtaagtctgtcccgtattcagtaagtgaaaataaaatgaacaataaaaggtgaatcaaatggaccattatggcaaggctgggatggtcaatttggtaaagtaaatccgttgggcatctttctttgcctttagacaacaattctgatggcaaaagagccaaacgggacaggcaaaaaaaaaaaaaaaaaaaaaagacataaaacaaataaatatgtaaaaaaaaaaaggacattttgtgCGTGTGGGCAGTAAAAACAACCTTCATTTGTCTCTTACagattaaacatttcaaactgcccgtttctggtttgtttttccagAGCATGACAGTGGTGTCGGGCTCTCTGGGCGGACACAGTCAGGGTCTGCAGCTGTACGATCTCAGCATCGACATCTACAGCCGCTTCATCTACTGGACCAGCGAGGTCACCAACGTCATCAACGTCACCCGCATCGATGGCAGTAGAGTCGGTGTGGTGCTGCGGGAGGAGCACGACAAGCCGCGGGCCATTGTCGTCAACCCGGAGAGAGGGTCAGTACCAGTGAGGCCTCACGCCAGTAATCGCCATcattacatcatcatcatcatcatcagggcACTTTTTTCAGGCCAgtcaaaaatgacaaaacaaaaacaaatgtaaatgcaCATCCCTGTCAGCATGGCCACATAGGCTCAAAAACACAACgtaataaatattattaaatcCTTTACAAATAACAGTATATTCATATATGAATATAAGTGacgataaatacattttttgttcaAATGAGAGACtatgagatgagatagcctttatttgtcagttgcaggtcttttgcccacaaccgagatgacagaccatacaatacacaaacatcacattggggagacaggtcaggctaggtagcgaggaaaaaaacatcgaaatgtgtaacacaaaaggataatacaggaatgaaatcttttagatttcttcagattcttgtgttttttgttgtgtatGAGTTGAATCTTTGTTTCTGGAAAGCATCAGGTTGCGGTGAGATGGACCTGTGGTGTAGGTTTAACACAGAAGTATAAATCAAACCCTGAACGTTTGTCTCTAGATCAAATATTATGATGTTATCAtcttgcctagcaaccacctaacaacagacaaaaacaccCAGTATTTGTAGCATGGGCATGTAATGGTAATAAACTGGAACAAATACTGTGGGGTACTTCATCTTCCTTGTTTACACCATCCCAGGCTGAAAAAAATCGTTATGGAAACTGAAATCTGTTCAGGATTCAACAttaaacagctgagaaacactTGAATGATAAACATTAACATGATTCCTGGTTGTAAATCAGCTCTTTCATCCTCCTGTGTTTCTGTAGTTAATCTGATTTAGATCCAGAAAATGTCACCTGACCCACCTGCAGGTCGTCTGTatggcggtgtgtgtgtgtgcactctgCCTTTAATCACTCTCTAATTTGTCCTCCATGTTTGTTCTGTCGGGCTGCTGCAGTTCACTGGCTCTGACTCGCTCGCTCGCTCTGAGCCATAATTGTAGGTTAGTTTCAGGCCTTGTGGTCGAGAGATGAAGTCTGCAGATGTTCTGGTTAACTTCAGAGCAGCGAGAGGGAGAACGTGTACAAACCTCCAGTCTTTGTCCTCACAGCCCGTACATTATGTCCCCACAGGTACATGTACTTCACCAATCTAATGGAGCGCTCCGCAAAGATCGAGCGGGCGGCGCTGGACGGTACAGAGCGTGAGGTGCTCTTCTTCAGCGGCCTGATGAAGCCCGTTGCTTTGGCCATCGATAACGAGGTGGGGAAGCTGTTTTGGGTCGACTCAGACCTGCGGCGCATCGAGAGCAGTGACCTCTCGGGTGAGTTGGGGCCGTCGGGTCCACTTCAGTGTCACCTGTCCaaatattttactgtttactgCAGCTTGACCAGAGGCTCAGAGTTCGTCTTAAAAACTGAGTTTGGTGTTTTTCAGCTTTGAAGATATTAAAggaatttatttaaaactggAGTTCATCCTGCTGCACATTCAAATCAAATCTGTTCCTGTGGATTCTGAACCTAATGCTCAGCAGTACGAAcctaaacaggaaataaacaaacCTCCATGAATGTCAGAAATCAGCGGAGGTGGGGGTTGGTGTGGAGACCGGCATTCCTGTGATTCTCCGGCGCCGCGTGCCGGCCGGCAGGAATGTAAACTGTTCAGTTCCTCAAATGTTTCCTCCTAAAGGAAACTCGGCCCTGCAGATTTTAGCTGCAGGTTGCCGTGAATCCTTTTTCTCTTGTGAATTTTGTGCCTCTGGGACTCCGCCTCGATGAGCAGATTTTCAGGCTGTTGACCTCGGTGTATCGCTCTCCATCCTCCCACCTCCCCTCTGCCTCACCCCTCAGTTTCTCTCCCGTTTCTTTGCTCCTGAAGTTTTTGCCCTACaaccttgttctttttttttttttttctttttttcttttttttctttcccggCACTTTTTTGAAATGATTTAGGAGCCAATCGCATCGTGATTGCGGACTCGAACATCCTGCAGCCCGTGGGCCTGACTGTTTTCGGGAACCACTTGTACTGGATcgacaaacagcagcagatgaTCGAACGCATCGACAAGACGACGAGGGAGGGACGGACCAAGATCCAGGCCCGCATCGCCTACTTAAGTGACATCCACGCAGTCCACGAGCTCGACATGAGGGAGTACAGTGAGTCCGCTTTACATGCACGATTTAACAGATCAAACTCAAACTGAAACCGCGCTCACCTGAGCTCTGCGATTTCCAGGTAAACATCCTTGTACGTGGGAGAACGGCGGCTGCTCTCACATCTGCATCGTGAAAGGAGATGGGACGACGCGCTGCTCATGTCCTGTTCACCTGGTGCTGCTGCCCGACGAGCTTTCATGTGGAGGTGAAGCATAAAATCATCAGCATTAATAAAGATTGCTCAAAGATTTGAGCAACCCTCCtctcagtaaaataaaatagatagataaGGGCTATTTgagataacgatatatatcggatagGAAAATGTCTATCATTTCAAATTAGCCTATTGTTTATTTTGTGgtgacacaaaataaactgtttacggcaatattttttcatcattttgatggtcactgtagaattaatttcttaaagttctctctttctcttatatttaatataaccacactacggacggacaagcgactgtttttgtgcgttgtcgttagcaacagcgACGATAAATGCACTGCGTGGCTCCGCTGTCCgcatgtttattttccacataaacctttcacaataaagctgtaGATCCTGTTgaggtttttcaaaataaaccgaatcacgtgaaagagtacgCAGAGTGTTTACAGACGAGAAGCACGTCATGTGCTAAAAAGTAAACATAAGAACAGGTTTTCCCCCGCaacacgccgtgtaataaatactcacaaagaaaattgcagctgtttgagcttaTGTAACACTCAACTCCAGGTgcacgacgcccagctgaaaacacttcatgCAAGTCGAGTTGCCCGAGAGTCAcagaattttaataaatgtcttatatcgggatatgaaattttggtcatatcgcacagccctgaTGTAGATATTGATAGATatgtgatatagatatatattcatatatttgaATACAGTTTCAACGTTAATATAAGGTTTGACCAGTGTCTGCGTCGTCCTCAGAGCCGCCCACCTGTTCGCCGGAGCAGTTCTCCTGCACGTCGGGCGAGGTGGACTGCATCCCACAGGCCTGGCGCTGTGATGGTTATGCCGAGTGCGACGACGGCAGCGATGAGGAGGACTGTCCGGTCTGCTCCGACTCAGAGTTCCAGTGCGATAGCCGGCAGTGCATCGAACTGAGCCTTCGCTGCAATGGAGAGATCAACTGCCAGGACAAATCTGACGAGAACAAGTGTGAAGGTGAGCCGGGTAAGACAGAATCTTTGAGGCGGGATCGCCGCAAAGTAAAACTTTAATTCCTCAGCGATTTAATTTTcaaagcttgtgtgtgtgtacctgtgagaGTGTACAACATTTGTTTGATAATTTCTAAACGCTTCACTCCTGAAATAAAAGTCAAAGGAGCCACAGTGTTTAAATATCAGTGGCCCGACCACAAACGGCAGCTGTAACAAGTCTGTTGAGCGTCTTTTGCCTAAATGTTTGTCTGCAGTTCGGTGTCCCGCCGATCAGTTCACCTGCTTCAACGGCCAGTGTATTGGGAAGCACAAGAAGTGCGACCACAACATGGACTGCATGGACAACTCAGACGAGACGGGCTGCTGTGagtctgcaaacacaaacatccaAAACATCCGAACAGTTTGATCCGGTTTATCTTTTTTAATCTGATCACTTGTGTTCTGACCTGCGGGAACATCTTAGCTGTGGTGCTTCTGTCAGACTTCAAatcactgaaacagaaaaacgTCTAACAGTTATGAATAAATACGTACGTGTACTACACCAAGAGTTAGGGtacacacatacccacacagGTTTACTGTACACCAagagttagtgtgtgtgtgtgtgacaccaAAGCTGAATCAGTTCTTTGTCTCCATCTTATATTAgtaaaataataactagaaCTTATATTtccatagaaaataaaaataaaaaatcttctgTGATTTCAGATCCAACTGAGGAGCCACCGCCGCCTCCTCACAACACCATCGGCTCCATCGTGGCCGTGGTCATGGCATTGTTTGTGGTGGGCGCCATCTACTTTGTGTGTCAGAGGGTCCTCTGTCCTCAGATGAAGGACGACGGCGAAACGGTCACCAACGACTTCGTGGTTCACGGGCCGTCGTCTGTGCCACTGGGATACGTGCCGCATCCGAGCTCACTGTCCAGCTCGCTGCCAGGTGATGATGTCATCCTGGGTCACACATGGCAAATTTTCCCCGCTGCTCTTCTCAAACTGACCAAAAATCTgaaattcatgttttatttaataaatagcTGCTGATTTTTGTGTATAAACCCATCGACAGGTATGTCCAGGGggaagtctgtgattggctcccTCAGTATCATGGGTGGGAGCAGCGGCCCGCCCTATGATCGCGCTCACGTCACCGGGGCTTCATCCAGCAGCTCATCCAGCACAAAGGGAACGTACTTCCCACCGGTGAGAGACAAACACACGCTTACTCTCCCCACTTCCTTCTATAAGACTCTACCTGCTGTCCTTAGCTGGATCCATTGATTGATTGGAAACGTGACTGTGCTGTAAATTAGCCTAAACTAGCAAACGCTGCCCCCCACTATTTGTCTGAGGAACAACTCtttgttttaggttttgttaaaGAATGAAACAGTGAAGTTATTAAcagttatttgtttatttttttttgttttcggtTTGAGCTGAATGTAGATTTGGATTCATGCTGATTTAAAAAGCAGCTAACATTACAGTGTCTGAGTTATTTGAGCTTTCTCTTTTTAACACTGCATGTTAAGCCTCTCTCCTTGTGGACTCTCTGGTCCTGGGTCAAATTGGTaaatttctcttatttttttggTTCGCAGATCCTGAACCCTCCTCCGTCTCCTGCCACGGTCCGCTCCCAATACACAGTGGAGTTCGGCTACTCCTCCAACAGCCCCTCCACGCACAGATCCTACAGGTCTGTATGCTTCTGTCTGTCAGGAACTTCCAAACAGCGTCTGCTGCAGTGAATTCCTGAAATCCCTGAAGTGCTCTGGTTGTGTATTCAGAGGATTCCAGAGTAATGGAGCTGGTTTGGAAATGTAATCAGAATTCCTGCCACACATGTGAATGTTTACCCCTCGGAGATGCCTTCAGGGACCCtcggcctttttttttttttttttgtgtgtcaatTTTTTCACGTGAGACCGAGTGTGTGTTAATATAGGAGGACATTTAGATTCTTGTGGAAAGAAGCTGCGTCTGCTACTTTTTCAGAGTCAGACATCTTCAAGTTAAGAATTCATATAAAGTAAAGAGGCATTAATGACTTCATGGAGCTTTCTCCCCAGTAGAATGCTTGCATAGCATAAACCTTTGAGgacatggggcgatcgtggctcaagagttgggagttcgccttgtaatcagaaggttgctggttcgagccccggcttggacagtctcggtcgttgtgtccttgggcaagacacttcacccgttgcctactggtggtggtcagagggcccggtggcgccagtgtccggcagcctcgcctctgtcagtgcgccccagggtggctgtggctacaatgtagctgccatcaccagtgtgtgaatgggtggatgactggatatgtaaagcactttggggaccttagggactagtaaagcgctatataaatacaggccatttaccattttaaatctatttttgtttttctctaattcacacaggctcagcTATATGTGTACACCCCTCCCAAATATTTGGTTCAGGTgcaaattttaacatttaatcagGTGCGTTTGGTGGCCATTAACAAGCATTTGGCATAATTCTGGCTGATATTCAGCAACAATTCTTGGTAGATTGGTTGGTTTCCAGGCCCGTCTTTTAAGCACAGTACACAAAAGGTGGAGGTGTTGGCCTCCTTCATGATTTCCAGAACTGCCGCTATGCTTGACCGTTGGTCCAATGTTCTTCACTCCTTCAAACACACCTTGTCATTGTGGCCCAACAGCTCAGTCTGCGTCTTGTCTCTGAAGTTCCGTCCTTCTTGAATGCCTCATGGGGGCATTTGACTCTTTCTCCACAAGTTGGAGCTGTTGCTCTGCTTTTCAAGCATGCAAAACacatgtgacctttgacctctctaCACCAAgtgaaagaagcagaaaaaagtgttttttgttctcACTCTGCCGTTTCTCTTTTTCAGCTACCGGCCCTACACCTACCGCCACTTTGCCCCTCCCACCACCCCCTGCAGTACCGACGTGTGCGACAGCGACTACACTCCGGGACGCCGAGCGCCGCTCAAGTCCAGCGCCACCGCCAAGGGCTACACCAGCGACCTCAACTACGACTCAGAGCCTTTCCCGCCACCGCCGACGCCCCGCAGCCAGTACCTGTCTGCGGAGGAGAACTGTGAGAGCTGCCCGCCGTCGCCTTACACCGAGCGCAGCTACTCCCATCACCTCTATCCGCCGCCACCGTCGCCCTGCACGGACTCCTCATGAGCCAAATCCCCTGTgatcccccaccccctcctcacAGCTCCACCCCCTCACTGTAAATAGCAATTGTGCATATATGAGGTAAAAAACGGGAAAGAGAGACTGATGTAACAGGAGGAGCGAGATGCAGGACGAAAAAGGGAAAAGTGAACCGGGAGCTACAGAACATTTGTACAttgaaaagagaaaagcatatttatatattttctataCAGTGTTTACTGATAATGCCATAGAGGTTTGTATTAAgaaatttgtacattttttatGAAAAGGTTTTATTAAAATCATCACAAATATAAGTTGCCTTAAACCAGGAGAAAAGAGGCTGAAGGACACAAAGCACACAAATCAATGGGACGTTTAACTTATGATgccaaatataaaaaacatcgACAGCTACAGGGACAAGAAGAGCTCTGCCCGGAGGCTCCTCCCATCGCCGCGCTGCTCTGTAGTTACCATGTAAACTGGATGAGGAGCGGCTGGAGAGAATGTGGTACTGGGTCTTTGATTTGAACTTACCTCTCCTTCTTTTACTGAACGGTTCGTCTGTGTGGGTGTGAGTCATGTGCTGGATTGCGAATCCAGGACACTCGGTCTGAGCAATAAGGCACATATTTACCAATAAATCAAACCAGAAGCCACTGAGTATCGACGACGCTGCAGGGGTTCAAACAACTGTGGTCCAGTCTCTGAGAGCCCCAGAGACGACACGAGcgtggattctttttttttttctgttctgttttgtttgttggtttggttttgtttctgtttgtcacaaggaactttttttttttaagtgtcaaacactgcagagagtttTGGCACAAACTCTAATGCGCTGCAAAGTACTGCATGAGGCCAAATACAAGCGTCAATGGGAAAACTACAGTCATGACAAGGATTTGACTTGGATGTCCTTGTGAGTTACTGCAGCTTCATATTTGCCCTCCACAAACTACATGGACACATATGTTTAACTACCTGCAGCGCAATACCTGCTATATTTTGCACTCTGCAAACTTCATGTAAGGTCTGCATATTATATTCAGCAAATTTCAGCTCCACGGCTCTCACTGCAAACTGCTTGGTACTACACCATTAACCTACATGCAGTGCATTATAAACTACAGGTGTGAGCCCCTG
The Astatotilapia calliptera chromosome 17, fAstCal1.2, whole genome shotgun sequence genome window above contains:
- the lrp6 gene encoding low-density lipoprotein receptor-related protein 6 isoform X1 — protein: MGVALRSLLLCSFCFLIRGEPLLLYANRRDLRLVDAAHEKANATVVVGGLEDAAAVDYVFSKGLIYWSDVSEEAIKRTFFNQSGASALETVVSGLASPDGLACDWLGSKLYWTDSETNRIEVAELDGSLRKVLFWQELDQPRAIALDPERGFMYWTDWGEIPKIERAGMDGTNRSMIIDKEIYWPNGLTLDYSQQKLYWADAKHSFIHRSNLDGSFREVVVKGELPHPFALTLFEDTLFWTDWTTHSIHSCRKQTGGGQRVVHSNIFSPMDIHVFSTKRQPTAVNTPCSLNNGGCSHLCLLSPVRPFYRCACPTGVQLLEDGKTCRDGATEMLLLARRTDLRRISLDMPDFTDIILQVDNIRHAIAIDYDPVEGYVYWTDDDVKAIRRSLLDGSDAQFVVTSQVDHPDGIAVDWIARNLYWTDTGTDRIEVTRLNGTMRKILISEDLDEPRAIVLDPVAGYMYWTDWGDVPKIERADLDGMERVVMVNTSLGWPNGLALDYEERKIYWGDAKTDKIEVMNMDGTGRRVLVEDKLPHIFGFTLLGDYIYWTDWQRRSIECVHKRTAVREFIIDQLPDLMGLKATNVHEAYGTNPCADDNGGCSHLCLYKPQGVQCGCPIGLELIADMKTCIVPEAFLLFSRHTDIRRISLETNSNNVAIPLTGVKEASALDFDVTDNRIYWTDITLKTISRAFMNGSALEHVVEFGLDYPEGMAVDWLGKNLYWADTGTNRIEVAKLDGQHRQVLVWKDLDSPRALALDPAEGYMYWTEWGGKPKIDRAAMDGTGRITLVADVGRANGLTIDYAERRLYWTDLDTTLIESSNMLGLDREVIADDLPHPFGLTQYQDYIYWTDWSQRSIERANKTSGQNRTVIQGHLDYVMDILVFHSSRQGGWNACASTNGHCSHLCLAVPVSSFVCGCPAHFSLNYDNKTCSAPTSFLLFSQKTAINRMVIDEQQSPDIILPIHNLRNVRAIDYDPLDKQLYWIDSKQNVIRRAQEDGNQSMTVVSGSLGGHSQGLQLYDLSIDIYSRFIYWTSEVTNVINVTRIDGSRVGVVLREEHDKPRAIVVNPERGYMYFTNLMERSAKIERAALDGTEREVLFFSGLMKPVALAIDNEVGKLFWVDSDLRRIESSDLSGANRIVIADSNILQPVGLTVFGNHLYWIDKQQQMIERIDKTTREGRTKIQARIAYLSDIHAVHELDMREYSKHPCTWENGGCSHICIVKGDGTTRCSCPVHLVLLPDELSCGEPPTCSPEQFSCTSGEVDCIPQAWRCDGYAECDDGSDEEDCPVCSDSEFQCDSRQCIELSLRCNGEINCQDKSDENKCEGEPVRCPADQFTCFNGQCIGKHKKCDHNMDCMDNSDETGCYPTEEPPPPPHNTIGSIVAVVMALFVVGAIYFVCQRVLCPQMKDDGETVTNDFVVHGPSSVPLGYVPHPSSLSSSLPGMSRGKSVIGSLSIMGGSSGPPYDRAHVTGASSSSSSSTKGTYFPPILNPPPSPATVRSQYTVEFGYSSNSPSTHRSYSYRPYTYRHFAPPTTPCSTDVCDSDYTPGRRAPLKSSATAKGYTSDLNYDSEPFPPPPTPRSQYLSAEENCESCPPSPYTERSYSHHLYPPPPSPCTDSS
- the lrp6 gene encoding low-density lipoprotein receptor-related protein 6 isoform X2 yields the protein MGVALRSLLLCSFCFLIRGEPLLLYANRRDLRLVDAAHEKANATVVVGGLEDAAAVDYVFSKGLIYWSDVSEEAIKRTFFNQSGASALETVVSGLASPDGLACDWLGSKLYWTDSETNRIEVAELDGSLRKVLFWQELDQPRAIALDPERGFMYWTDWGEIPKIERAGMDGTNRSMIIDKEIYWPNGLTLDYSQQKLYWADAKHSFIHRSNLDGSFREVVVKGELPHPFALTLFEDTLFWTDWTTHSIHSCRKQTGGGQRVVHSNIFSPMDIHVFSTKRQPTVNTPCSLNNGGCSHLCLLSPVRPFYRCACPTGVQLLEDGKTCRDGATEMLLLARRTDLRRISLDMPDFTDIILQVDNIRHAIAIDYDPVEGYVYWTDDDVKAIRRSLLDGSDAQFVVTSQVDHPDGIAVDWIARNLYWTDTGTDRIEVTRLNGTMRKILISEDLDEPRAIVLDPVAGYMYWTDWGDVPKIERADLDGMERVVMVNTSLGWPNGLALDYEERKIYWGDAKTDKIEVMNMDGTGRRVLVEDKLPHIFGFTLLGDYIYWTDWQRRSIECVHKRTAVREFIIDQLPDLMGLKATNVHEAYGTNPCADDNGGCSHLCLYKPQGVQCGCPIGLELIADMKTCIVPEAFLLFSRHTDIRRISLETNSNNVAIPLTGVKEASALDFDVTDNRIYWTDITLKTISRAFMNGSALEHVVEFGLDYPEGMAVDWLGKNLYWADTGTNRIEVAKLDGQHRQVLVWKDLDSPRALALDPAEGYMYWTEWGGKPKIDRAAMDGTGRITLVADVGRANGLTIDYAERRLYWTDLDTTLIESSNMLGLDREVIADDLPHPFGLTQYQDYIYWTDWSQRSIERANKTSGQNRTVIQGHLDYVMDILVFHSSRQGGWNACASTNGHCSHLCLAVPVSSFVCGCPAHFSLNYDNKTCSAPTSFLLFSQKTAINRMVIDEQQSPDIILPIHNLRNVRAIDYDPLDKQLYWIDSKQNVIRRAQEDGNQSMTVVSGSLGGHSQGLQLYDLSIDIYSRFIYWTSEVTNVINVTRIDGSRVGVVLREEHDKPRAIVVNPERGYMYFTNLMERSAKIERAALDGTEREVLFFSGLMKPVALAIDNEVGKLFWVDSDLRRIESSDLSGANRIVIADSNILQPVGLTVFGNHLYWIDKQQQMIERIDKTTREGRTKIQARIAYLSDIHAVHELDMREYSKHPCTWENGGCSHICIVKGDGTTRCSCPVHLVLLPDELSCGEPPTCSPEQFSCTSGEVDCIPQAWRCDGYAECDDGSDEEDCPVCSDSEFQCDSRQCIELSLRCNGEINCQDKSDENKCEGEPVRCPADQFTCFNGQCIGKHKKCDHNMDCMDNSDETGCYPTEEPPPPPHNTIGSIVAVVMALFVVGAIYFVCQRVLCPQMKDDGETVTNDFVVHGPSSVPLGYVPHPSSLSSSLPGMSRGKSVIGSLSIMGGSSGPPYDRAHVTGASSSSSSSTKGTYFPPILNPPPSPATVRSQYTVEFGYSSNSPSTHRSYSYRPYTYRHFAPPTTPCSTDVCDSDYTPGRRAPLKSSATAKGYTSDLNYDSEPFPPPPTPRSQYLSAEENCESCPPSPYTERSYSHHLYPPPPSPCTDSS